The genome window CAATTAGCAACAATGGGCGTCAGAGCTACGGTAGGAGGAAATCTGATTGGAGAGGCAGCTTTATGTGCAGCATAAGCCAAAGCAAAAGTCCCAACTTTCTGGCCTGTTTCATTTGTTGCAATTCCCAGCTGCAGAAAATGCATTTCAGTAACCTAAAGAGTCACGGTTTCTTGTATAGAATAGTGATAAACAGAACGCGTTCAAATGGACATACCTTCTGAAGTAGTGCTTGGACATCGACACCAGCACCAATCAGTACATAACAGAGTGAGAAGGATATCAAGGAGAGAGTAATGGAGGTGGCAAGATATGCTCCTCCATATTTTGCTAGAAGATCCTTTGCTTGATCTCCTTTGGATTTCTTTCCTTCATCGTTTTCATTTTCGTCCTCCTTTGAGCTGAATATCTGTAATGAACTTCGTATCAGTAGAAAAGAAACAAGTTTTAACTGTACTTGTTACT of Daucus carota subsp. sativus chromosome 3, DH1 v3.0, whole genome shotgun sequence contains these proteins:
- the LOC108211288 gene encoding uncharacterized protein LOC108211288 — encoded protein: MATSFAHNPILSTSLFNHCEFNNRICKFNSISKNPNQNHQYTTRVRAIKEKTEQVSSPDEVTQKYGLEAGLWKIFSSKEDENENDEGKKSKGDQAKDLLAKYGGAYLATSITLSLISFSLCYVLIGAGVDVQALLQKLGIATNETGQKVGTFALAYAAHKAASPIRFPPTVALTPIVANWIGKKVKKED